The following nucleotide sequence is from Flavobacterium sp. N1736.
AGTATTCTTTATCGTATCTGAATCTATCATGTCTTGGGATTGGATTATGTCAATTGATCCACACTGGTTCAGTACTTTATTTGGATGGTATGTATTTGCTTCTTTCGTTGTAAGTGCTGTTACTACTATAGCATTAGTTACTATATATTTAAAATCTAAAGGATATTTAGAATATGTAAATACAAGCCATATACACGATTTAGCTAAATTTATGTTTGGTTTTAGTATTTTCTGGACTTATTTATGGTTCTCTCAATTTATGTTGATCTGGTATGCAAACATACCTGAAGAGGTTACTTATTTTATCACAAGAATTCAATTATATAACTTACCTTTCTTTGGAGCAGTTGTAATGAACTTTGTTTTTCCATTATTAATTTTAGTTAACACTGATTTTAAACGTCTTAGCTGGGTTATTGTAATGGCTGGTACTGTTATCTTATTTGGACATTATATTGATTTCTTTAATATGATTATGCCTGGTACAGTTGGAGATAAATGGTTTATTGGAATTCCTGAAATTGCATCTATTCTTTTCTTCTTAGGATTGTTTATTTTTGTAGTGTTTAATGCATTAACTAAAGCTCCTCTGTTAGCAAAAAGAAATCCTTTCATAGAAGAAAGTAAACATTTTCATTATTAATATTTAAAGAAATAAACAGATGACAAGTTTGTTGGTAATTATAGTTTTAGTTTTATTAGCAGTTGCATTGTGGCAATTGACCAAGATATTTGATCTTACTCAGGTAGGATCTTCTTCGGACGATTCGCAAGTTGCATCAGATAATGATAATAATGTACAAGGTTATATTATGTTTGGCTTCTTGGCATTCATATATATATTTACGATTTATGGTTTATTAAAATGGGGTGGTTTAGCACTTCATACTCCTGCATCAGAGCATGGGCTTTTAGTAGACAGCTTAATGAATATTACTTGGGTTTTAATTTTTGTAGTTCAATTTATTACACAAGGTTTATTATATTGGTTCTCTTTTAAAAATAGAGGAAATAAAGATAAAAAAGCATTATTTTTTGCTGATAGTAATAAATTAGAAGCAATTTGGAGTATTATTCCATCTGTAGTTTTAGCTTGTTTGATTCTTTACGGATTGTATGCATGGAACAATATTATGTTTGTTGACAAAGATGAAGATGTAATTGAAATTGAATTATATGCTCAACAATTTAAATGGACAGCAAGATATGCAGGACAAGATAATGTTTTAGGTAAAGCTAACGTACGTTTGATTGAAGGTATAAATACTTTAGGAGTTGATATGTCAGATCCGAATGCTCAGGATGATATTGTAGTTTCTGAGTTACATATTCCTAAAGGTAAAAAAGTACATTTCAAAATGCGTTCTCAAGACGTATTGCACTCAGCTTATATGCCTCACTTTAGAGCGCAAATGAACTGTGTTCCCGGAATGGTTACTGAGTTTGCTTTTATTCCAACTTATACAACTTCTGAATATAGAGAATTACCTTTTATGATCGAGAAAGTTGCAAACATCAACAAACTTAGAGCTGAAAAAAGCGTTGAGTTAGTTGCAAAAGGAGGTACAGCTTTAGATCCTTACACATTTGATTATTTATTATTATGTAATAAAATTTGTGGAGCTTCTCACTACAACATGCAAATGAAGGTAGTTGTTGATACTCCGGAAGATTATAAAAAATGGTTAGGCGAAAAAACTACTTTAGCTCAGGATATTAAAGCGGCAGCTGCTGCTAAAGCACCGGCTGAAGGAGCAGAAGCTACTACAGATAGTACAACTAATACAGCTAAAGATACTGTTAAAGCAGTTATTGATACTGTTAAAGCAGTTGTAGCTAAAGTTGCTATGAAATAATATTTATTAAGAAAATTTAAAGTACACATATATGTCAGCAGAAGCGCACGATCACGATCACGGACACGATCACGAGCACGAACATCATCATAAAGACACGTTCATTACTAAATATATCTTTAGTATTGATCACAAAATGATTGCTAAGCAATACTTAATTACCGGTATCATTATGGGTATTATTGGTATTGCAATGTCCTTGCTTTTCAGAATGCAATTAGCATGGCCAGAAGAGTCTTTCAAAATCTTTAATGTTTTATTAGGAGATAAATTTGCACCTGATGGTGTAATGGCAAATGATATTTATTTGGCTTTAGTAACAATTCACGGTACCATCATGGTATTCTTTGTACTGACAGCCGGTTTAAGTGGAACGTTTAGTAACTTACTTATTCCGCTTCAAATTGGAGCAAGAGATATGGCTTCTGGATTCATGAACATGATTTCATACTGGTTGTTTTTCTTATCTGCTGTAATTATGTTAAGTTCTTTATTTGTTGAAGCTGGACCAGCTTCTGCAGGTTGGACAATTTATCCTCCATTAAGTGCTTTACCACAAGCAATTCCAGGTTCTGGAACGGGTATGACTTTATGGTTAGTTTCTATGGCTATCTTTATTGCATCTTCTTTAATGGGATCTTTAAATTACATCGTAACTGTAATCAATTTAAGAACTAAAGGAATGTCTATGACAAGACTTCCACTTACAATCTGGACATTTTTCGTAACAGCTATCATTGGTGTTATTTCATTCCCGGTGTTGTTATCGGCTGCTTTATTATTGATTTTTGACAGAAGTTTTGGTACTTCATTCTTCTTATCTGATATTTATATCGCTGGAGAAGTTTTACATTACCAAGGTGGTTCACCTGTATTGTTCGAGCACTTATTCTGGTTCTTAGGACACCCTGAGGTTTATATCGTAATCTTACCAGCAATGGGTCTTGTTTCTGAAATTATGGCTACGAACTCTCGTAAACCAATCTTTGGATACAGAGCGATGATTATGTCAGTTCTTGCAATTGCATTTTTATCTACAATTGTTTGGGGTCACCATATGTTTATTTCAGGTATGAATCCTTTCTTAGGATCTGTATTTACCTTTACAACTTTATTGATTGCGATTCCATCTGCTGTAAAAGCTTTTAACTGGATTACAACTTTATGGAAAGGTAACCTGCAATTCAACCCTGCAATGTTATTCTCTATCGGAATGGTTTCTACTTTCATCACTGGAGGTTTAACCGGAATCATTTTAGGAGATAGTACTTTAGATATTAATGTTCACGATACTTACTTCGTTATTGCTCACTTTCACTTAGTAATGGGTATCTCTGCACTTTACGGAATGTTTGCTGGTATTTACCACTGGTTCCCTAAAATGTACGGAAGAATGTTGAATAAAAACTTAGGTTATATTCACTTTTGGGTAACTGCAGTTTGTGCTTACGGAGTATTTTTCCCAATGCACTTTATCGGATTAGCTGGTTTACCAAGACGTTATTATACAAACACAAACTTCCCATTATTTGATGATTTACAAAATGTGAATGTTTTAATTACAACATTTGCTCTTGTAGGAGGAGCTTTCCAATTGGTATTCTTGTACAACTTTTTTAGTAGTATTTTCTACGGTAAGAAAGCAACACAAAATCCATGGAGATCTACAACATTAGAATGGACAACTCCGGTAGAACATATTCACGGTAACTGGCCAGGTGAAATTCCTCACGTATACCGTTGGCCGTATGACTATAGTAACCCAAATCACGATGTAGATTTTGTACCGCAAAATGTACCAATGAAAGAAGGTGAAGAAGTTTTACACCACTAAAAATATTTTAGAAGACCATCTGAAGAGATGGTCTTTTTTATTTTCAACAAAATCTGATTAAATAAGAATACCAATATTTTATTTGAAATTTATCTATTTTACAAACTGATTACTTTGTCTATCTTTGTAAAATGAATGAAAACCTAGATCCCACTACAAATGGGTACAATCCAGAAGAATTAGATCTTGAAAAAAGATTACGTCCGCTGTCATTTGATGATTTTGCCGGACAAGATCAAGTTTTGGAGAATTTAAAAGTATTTGTTGCTGCTGCCAATCAACGTGGTGAAGCTCTTGATCATACACTTTTTCATGGACCTCCCGGATTGGGGAAAACTACTTTGGCTAATATTCTGGCTAATGAACTTGAAGTTGGAATCAAAATTACTTCCGGACCTGTTTTAGACAAACCTGGAGACTTGGCTGGTTTATTGACAAATCTTGACGAAAGAGACGTTCTGTTCATTGATGAAATTCATCGTTTGAGCCCAATTGTCGAAGAATATTTATATTCTGCAATGGAAGATTTCAAAATTGATATTATGATCGAGTCCGGACCAAATGCCAGAACGGTGCAAATCAATTTAAATCCTTTTACTTTAATTGGCGCAACAACCCGTTCAGGATTATTAACGGCGCCAATGCGTGCACGTTTTGGGATCTCATCCCGATTACAATATTATACAACTGAACTTTTAACTACTATTGTCGAAAGAAGTTCTTCTATACTTAAAATGCCAATTTCATTAGATGCTGCTATCGAAATTGCCGGTCGTAGTCGTGGTACACCTCGTATTGCTAATGCATTGTTACGAAGAGTGCGAGATTTTGCACAAATAAAAGGAAACGGAACTATCGATCTTGAAATAGCACGCTATGCATTAAAAGCACTTCATGTTGATGCACACGGTCTTGACGAAATGGATAACAAAATATTGTTAACCATCATTAATAAATTCAAAGGCGGACCTGTAGGACTTTCTACTTTGGCAACTGCAGTTTCTGAAAGCAGCGAAACCATAGAGGAAGTTTATGAACCTTTCCTGATTCAGGAAGGATTTATTATGCGAACTCCAAGAGGAAGAGAAGTTACAGATAAAGCTTATAAACATTTAGGGAAGATAAATACCAATATTCAAGGCGGGTTATTTTAAAAATATACTATGAGGCATTTCATTTTATTATTGCTGTTTAGTTGTTTCAGTTCTTTTGGGCAAACTAAGTATTTTTCGCATCTTGCTTATGGAAAATCATCTCAACAGGTTTTAGATTTGTATATTCCTGACGGGGATTTAAA
It contains:
- a CDS encoding cytochrome c oxidase subunit II; amino-acid sequence: MTSLLVIIVLVLLAVALWQLTKIFDLTQVGSSSDDSQVASDNDNNVQGYIMFGFLAFIYIFTIYGLLKWGGLALHTPASEHGLLVDSLMNITWVLIFVVQFITQGLLYWFSFKNRGNKDKKALFFADSNKLEAIWSIIPSVVLACLILYGLYAWNNIMFVDKDEDVIEIELYAQQFKWTARYAGQDNVLGKANVRLIEGINTLGVDMSDPNAQDDIVVSELHIPKGKKVHFKMRSQDVLHSAYMPHFRAQMNCVPGMVTEFAFIPTYTTSEYRELPFMIEKVANINKLRAEKSVELVAKGGTALDPYTFDYLLLCNKICGASHYNMQMKVVVDTPEDYKKWLGEKTTLAQDIKAAAAAKAPAEGAEATTDSTTNTAKDTVKAVIDTVKAVVAKVAMK
- the ruvB gene encoding Holliday junction branch migration DNA helicase RuvB, with the translated sequence MNENLDPTTNGYNPEELDLEKRLRPLSFDDFAGQDQVLENLKVFVAAANQRGEALDHTLFHGPPGLGKTTLANILANELEVGIKITSGPVLDKPGDLAGLLTNLDERDVLFIDEIHRLSPIVEEYLYSAMEDFKIDIMIESGPNARTVQINLNPFTLIGATTRSGLLTAPMRARFGISSRLQYYTTELLTTIVERSSSILKMPISLDAAIEIAGRSRGTPRIANALLRRVRDFAQIKGNGTIDLEIARYALKALHVDAHGLDEMDNKILLTIINKFKGGPVGLSTLATAVSESSETIEEVYEPFLIQEGFIMRTPRGREVTDKAYKHLGKINTNIQGGLF
- a CDS encoding cbb3-type cytochrome c oxidase subunit I, encoding MSAEAHDHDHGHDHEHEHHHKDTFITKYIFSIDHKMIAKQYLITGIIMGIIGIAMSLLFRMQLAWPEESFKIFNVLLGDKFAPDGVMANDIYLALVTIHGTIMVFFVLTAGLSGTFSNLLIPLQIGARDMASGFMNMISYWLFFLSAVIMLSSLFVEAGPASAGWTIYPPLSALPQAIPGSGTGMTLWLVSMAIFIASSLMGSLNYIVTVINLRTKGMSMTRLPLTIWTFFVTAIIGVISFPVLLSAALLLIFDRSFGTSFFLSDIYIAGEVLHYQGGSPVLFEHLFWFLGHPEVYIVILPAMGLVSEIMATNSRKPIFGYRAMIMSVLAIAFLSTIVWGHHMFISGMNPFLGSVFTFTTLLIAIPSAVKAFNWITTLWKGNLQFNPAMLFSIGMVSTFITGGLTGIILGDSTLDINVHDTYFVIAHFHLVMGISALYGMFAGIYHWFPKMYGRMLNKNLGYIHFWVTAVCAYGVFFPMHFIGLAGLPRRYYTNTNFPLFDDLQNVNVLITTFALVGGAFQLVFLYNFFSSIFYGKKATQNPWRSTTLEWTTPVEHIHGNWPGEIPHVYRWPYDYSNPNHDVDFVPQNVPMKEGEEVLHH